TGGCAATCAGCCCTCGAAGAGCAGGGGGTCCGCGTGGTGATTGCCGAGCAGCCTCAAGAACAAACCAATTCGCCTTCGAGCTAATTCGTAAGCAGTAAGAGCACTACCTAATCATGAGCAACCTTGCCACTCTCGATCGCGATACTGTCGAACGCATTGTGCGCCAGATCGTCCTCGGAGCCACCGCTGTTCCTTCCGCGAAAGCCGAAGCGCCGCGAACTCCGAAGCTGATCGTCAGCATCTCGGCCCGCCATTGCCATCTCACCGATGAGCACGTCGAAGTGCTGTTTGGCCCTGGACACAAACTCACGCCCGACAAGAACCTCTACCAAGACGGTTTCTATGCCGCTGCCGAAACGGTGATGGTCGTCGGCCCACGTCGACGCATGCTACCGACCGTTCGCGTGCTTGGCCCAACGCGTCCTTTCAGCCAAGTCGAACTCGCCTTCACCGACAGCATTTCGCTCGGCATCGATGCACCTGTTCGCCACAGCGGCAACATCAAGGGAACGCCGGGCTGTGTGCTTGTCGGACCCAAGGGTGTTGTCGAATTGACCGAAGGTGTCATTCGTGCTGCCCGTCACGTCCACATGAACCAAGAAGACGCCGCGTTCTACGGCGTGAAGAACGGCGACTTCATGAAACTGCGAGTCGAATCGCCGCAGTGCAGCGTGGTGTTCGAAGACCTTCTGGTCCGCGCAGATAACACCAGCAAACTCGAAGTCCACATCGATACCGACGAAGGCAACGCCTGCTATCTCGACTCGGCAACCAAGGTGGAACTCCTTCCACAAACCGAAGGTTGTAAGTGCAAACACTAGCGCAGTTGTCTGCGATTCACTGGGTCGCTGGCAATCTCGCTTGATTCTCGAAACTAACGTGTTTTTCTTTTTTCTCTGGAGTATGAAATGGCCAAAACGAACGAAGCGCTCGGCATGATTGAGACCAAAGGCTTCATTGCCTTGGTTGAAGCTACCGATGCCATGCTGAAAGCTGCAAACGTCGAATTCCTCGGTTGGGACAAGGTCGGCAGCGGTCTTGTTTCGGCATTCGTCACCGGCGACGTCGCCGCTGTGAAGTCGGCTACCGATGCCGGCGCTGCAGCTGCTGGTCGCATCGGCGAAGTGGTCAGCGTGCAAGTCATTCCTCGTCCACACGAAGACCTCCACATCGTTCTTCCACCATCGATCAAGCGCGCTCGTCCTTCGGTCGAATAGTCGCCCGGTCAGCAGCAAGTCACCTCTGAACTTAAGTTCTGTTTTGCAAGGAATACCTTAGATGTCGAGTGCAATTGGATTGATCGAAACCAAAGGTCTCGTCGGCCTTGTTGAAGCCACCGATGCCATGGCCAAAGCCGCTAACGTGCAAATCGTCAAGCGCATTGGTATCGGCGGTGCCTTCATCACCACGATTGTTCGTGGCGACGTGGGTAGCGTTCGTGCCGCTGTTGAAGCTGGTGCCCAAGCCGCTCAGCAAACCGGCGAACTCGTCGGCAGCCACGTCATCGCCCGTCCTTCGGAAGGTCTCGTGGAAGCGTTCCTGAGCTAAGTCGTCCGCGCGATGCATCGTCTGTGTCGCGCCAGGGTAATGAGGAAAGTTCATCAAAGGAGTGTCTGCATCATGAAGGTGCTAGTCGCCAATCTAGGATCCACGAGCTTTAAGTACCGTCTGTTCGACATGTCGAGCGAGACGCAACTGGCACGTGGTGGCGTTGAACGAATTGGATCTCCCGAGTCACCTTGCTTCGTCGAAATCGGATCGAGTCGAACCGAACTTCGCACGCCTGTGCCGGATCATGCCGTCGCGGTGCGAACGTGTCTCGCTCAGCTCACCGATCCAGTTTCGGGATGCCTCAAGGATGCTTCGGAAGTCGCAGCGATTGGCTTCAAGGCAGTGCATGGCGGCCGCGTCAGCGGTGTGCAGCGTGTGACGCCCGATGTCCTGGCTGCGATGGAAGAGATGAACCTCGTTGCTCCGGCGCACAATCCACCCTACATCGCAGCCATGCGGCTTCTGGGCGAGAAACTGCCAGAAATTCCGCTTGTGGCCGCGTTTGAAACTGGATTTCACAACACGATCGCCGACCGACTTCGCACCTATCCCATTCCTCATGAATGGGAAGAAAAGCTGCACATTCGCCGCTGGGGTTTCCACGGAGCAAGTCACCGCTATATCGCCATGCGAACCGCCGAACTCATCGGCCGCTACGATCTGCGCGTGATCTCGTGCCACCTCGGAGGCTCCAACAGTTTGTGCGCGATTCGCGGACAGCAAAGCGTTGCGACCACGATGGGAATGAGCCCTCAAACCGGATTGCCACACAACAATCGTGTCGGGGATTTCGATCCCTTTGCGATTCCGATGGTGATGAAAGAGTTTGGGCTCTCGCTGCATCAGGTGCTCGACACGCTGGCCGAAAAAAGTGGTCTGCTCGGACTATCGGGAATCAGCGGAGATATTCGCGATCTCGAGCAAGCAGCAGCCGAAGGTAAATCGCGTGCACGACTCGCGCTCGATGTTTTCATCGCCGAAATTCGCCGTCATTTAGGTGGGCTTCTGGTCGAACTAGGTGGCGTCGATGCCGTCGTGTTCACCGGAGGAATTGGCGAGAACAGCCGAGCAACTCGTGCAGGTGTCTGTGCCGGACTCAGTGAACTCGGGATCGATCTCGATCTCGCGAAGAATGAAACGCATCGCGGCGAAGGTTGCCTCTCGTCGCCCGCAAGCCGTGCTCAGATTTGGGTGATTCCGACCAACGAAGAGTTGATCGTGGCACGCCAAACAAAGCACTTGCTGGAAGGATAATTTCGATGTTCGTTGCGAAAGTAACCGGATCACTCGTCTCGACGCAGAAGGTGGCGTCGATGGTGGGCTACAAGCTCCTCATCGTCGAACCTTATCGCGTCGAGCCCAAGGATCGCACGACACTCGTCACCACAGGACGCACGTTTGTAGCCGTCGACACCTTGGGTGCCGGCGTGGGGGACTACGTCCTGCTGACGCAAGGGAGCAGCGCTCGTCTCACTCCCGAGACTAAGTCACTCCCCATCGATGCCGTCGTGATCGGGATCGTCGATACGGTGCATGTCGACACGGGATGCGTTTATTCCCGCGAAAACAGCTAAGGCTTCGTTCCGCTCGTCATGCATCGCGCTTCGCAGCGAACCTAACTACTCCGCCCAAAAACACTCCAATCGAGTTTGAATATGCAGATCAACGAAGAGCTTATCCGCAACGTCGTCGCCAAAGTGCTCGCCGAGGTCAATCGCGGCGCACATGCTGGCAGCAAATCTTTTGCTGGCCGCAATGGCGTGTTTACTTGTCCGGATGAAGCTGTCGCTGCCGCTCGCACCGCTTTCGAGCAACTCTCGGAGCGAGGCCGCGAAGAACGCAAGCGAATCATCGATCACATCCGCCGCATTTCGATCGATCAGTCGGTCGAACTCGGCACGATGGAAATGAACGAAACGAAAATCGGCCGCTTGCAGCACAAGATCGAAAAGCTGCATACACTCGGGATGAAGACCCCCGGTGTCGAGTTCCTTCGCTCGGAAGTTTATAGCGGCGATCATGGCCTCGCGGTCATCGAGCACGCACCCTTTGGAGTGATCGGTGCCATCACTCCCGTCACCCACTCGCTCCCCACCATCACCGGCAATGCTGTGAGCATGATTGCGGCTGGTAATGCCCTGGTCGTGAACCCACACCCCAGTGGTAAGAAAGTGGCTGCCGAAGGTGTGCGTCGTTTCAACGCGGCGATCTACAAAGATCTCGGCATCGACAACCTGATCAGTGTGATTGCCGAACCGACCCTCGAGACTGCCAACTCACTGTTCGCTCATCGTGGTGTGAACATGATTTGCGTGACAGGCGGTCCCGCAGTCGCTCGCGCAGCGCTGAAGAGTGGCAAACGGGCCGTGGTTGCTGGTCCTGGTAACCCACCTGTAGTCGTCGACGAA
This window of the Pirellula staleyi DSM 6068 genome carries:
- a CDS encoding phosphate propanoyltransferase — protein: MSNLATLDRDTVERIVRQIVLGATAVPSAKAEAPRTPKLIVSISARHCHLTDEHVEVLFGPGHKLTPDKNLYQDGFYAAAETVMVVGPRRRMLPTVRVLGPTRPFSQVELAFTDSISLGIDAPVRHSGNIKGTPGCVLVGPKGVVELTEGVIRAARHVHMNQEDAAFYGVKNGDFMKLRVESPQCSVVFEDLLVRADNTSKLEVHIDTDEGNACYLDSATKVELLPQTEGCKCKH
- a CDS encoding BMC domain-containing protein, whose product is MAKTNEALGMIETKGFIALVEATDAMLKAANVEFLGWDKVGSGLVSAFVTGDVAAVKSATDAGAAAAGRIGEVVSVQVIPRPHEDLHIVLPPSIKRARPSVE
- a CDS encoding BMC domain-containing protein, whose product is MSSAIGLIETKGLVGLVEATDAMAKAANVQIVKRIGIGGAFITTIVRGDVGSVRAAVEAGAQAAQQTGELVGSHVIARPSEGLVEAFLS
- a CDS encoding acetate/propionate family kinase, whose product is MKVLVANLGSTSFKYRLFDMSSETQLARGGVERIGSPESPCFVEIGSSRTELRTPVPDHAVAVRTCLAQLTDPVSGCLKDASEVAAIGFKAVHGGRVSGVQRVTPDVLAAMEEMNLVAPAHNPPYIAAMRLLGEKLPEIPLVAAFETGFHNTIADRLRTYPIPHEWEEKLHIRRWGFHGASHRYIAMRTAELIGRYDLRVISCHLGGSNSLCAIRGQQSVATTMGMSPQTGLPHNNRVGDFDPFAIPMVMKEFGLSLHQVLDTLAEKSGLLGLSGISGDIRDLEQAAAEGKSRARLALDVFIAEIRRHLGGLLVELGGVDAVVFTGGIGENSRATRAGVCAGLSELGIDLDLAKNETHRGEGCLSSPASRAQIWVIPTNEELIVARQTKHLLEG
- a CDS encoding EutN/CcmL family microcompartment protein yields the protein MFVAKVTGSLVSTQKVASMVGYKLLIVEPYRVEPKDRTTLVTTGRTFVAVDTLGAGVGDYVLLTQGSSARLTPETKSLPIDAVVIGIVDTVHVDTGCVYSRENS
- a CDS encoding aldehyde dehydrogenase EutE: MQINEELIRNVVAKVLAEVNRGAHAGSKSFAGRNGVFTCPDEAVAAARTAFEQLSERGREERKRIIDHIRRISIDQSVELGTMEMNETKIGRLQHKIEKLHTLGMKTPGVEFLRSEVYSGDHGLAVIEHAPFGVIGAITPVTHSLPTITGNAVSMIAAGNALVVNPHPSGKKVAAEGVRRFNAAIYKDLGIDNLISVIAEPTLETANSLFAHRGVNMICVTGGPAVARAALKSGKRAVVAGPGNPPVVVDETADLDRAARAIIQGGAYDNNLLCIAEKEVFVVASVFDAMMAAMERAGAVRLNAKEVDALTKAAIIQVGEGEHKHDAPSKDFLGQDAAVLARGAGKSVPANVELLFGETDEHNPFVPVEQMMPFVPFVRCRDVDHAIELAKKYEHGFRHTSIIHSNNVRNMTRMGRILDTTLFVKNGPCMAALGLGGEGYLSFSIAGPTGEGVTTPLTFTRERRCSLIDDLYILGKPKS